The stretch of DNA ATGGGTGCATTGCGGGCCAACGCCGAGGCAGACCTCTCTCATCTACAGGCGTTGGTTGGCGCGAAGTTGCCGTCGCAAGTTATCGCGCTGCAGTCGAACTTCTTGCGCAAGCGGGTCGAAATGTGTGTGGAGCAGGCCAAGGAATTCCAGGCACTCAGCACCAAGGGGGTGGCCGACGTCACCAAACCGATCAAGGACGCCTTGGAGAAGGCGCTGACCGACGTAAAGGCGGCCTGACCGTCCCGGCTTGCCGCGGTGGAAAAGCACCCGCAGGTGTGGGATGCAGCCCTCCGGCACCTAACGACGGCAATTGCCACCGCAACCAACCTGCTCAATCCGGACCTGATCGTCTTTGGCGGCCACCTGGCCGAGGCCCCGGAAAGCTTCATCGACCACATCCGGGCCGGCGTCCTGCCGCCGATGCGCGATGTGCTTCGGATCGAGCGGTCTAGCCTTGGCCCCGGCGCCGGCGCCATCGGTGCTTCCGCAGCGGCGCTCGACCAGTTCTTCTATTCGGGGATGTCGCGATGAGCGAGGCGGCGAAAGCGACGCGCGCCAGTGGCGGGCCGCAGGAGGGCCACGGCACCGACTATGCCGGCCTTGCGCTCAATCTTTGCGGGCTCGTCGCCGGCATCGCCATCTGGTGTGCGCTGACGGCGGGAGGCGCAGTGGGCCTGCCGCCGCCGCCACAGGTCGCGGCAAGGTTTGCTGATGTCATCGCCAGCGGGCAGCTCGCCACCGACATCCTATCCAGCCTGGCGCGGGTACTGACTGGCTTCCTGCTCGGCGTGATCCTGGCGATCCCGGTCGGCTTCGTCATGGGCTGGTACAAGGTCGCGCGTCCGCTCATCGAGCCCTACCTGCAGTCTTCCGCATGATCCCGCCGCTAGCCATCATTCCGCTGGCGATCAGCGCCCGGGACATGACGATCTTCCTGCTCGTCATCATTCCCGCCTCGACGCCGTTCATCCTGGTCGGCATGCGCATCGGGCTCGGATCGGCCTGGGCGACGCTGGTCGCGGCCGAGCTGATCGCCGCGCAGACCGGCCTCGGTTTCCGCATGCAGCAGGCACAGCTCTACTACGACCTGCCGGCCATCTTCGTCAGCCTGATCACTATCGGCATCCTCGGCCTTGCCATGGACCGCATCCTGCAGGTGATCGAGCGCCGGCTGACCGTCTGGCAGGAGCGGGTGTGATGCCGCCCAAGATGGTCTTCGACAACGTCACGCGCCGGTTCGACCTCAAGGACAATGCCTTCGTCGCGCTCGATTAA from Mesorhizobium loti encodes:
- a CDS encoding phasin, with translation MAKTEDQDIETVHFPALDPAKAADQLRVVAEKVGELSTGALVKFASGAEDAQKMLKSIFENTKAVSNELSLKTMGALRANAEADLSHLQALVGAKLPSQVIALQSNFLRKRVEMCVEQAKEFQALSTKGVADVTKPIKDALEKALTDVKAA